The genomic region AGCAACGCGAAAAAATTCAATGGGCCGAGGAAAGTCCGCATCGCGAGAGGCGCCCAGGTCTGGGCCAACGTGGTGGTGGAGGATGAATAAGAGGCGCTTCATAATTCCACCCGTTTCGCTTCCGGTTCTCCTTCTAATATTCCTTCTCCTCCTGGCGGTTTTCGTAGTCTTCTCCAGCATAGTCATGGCCGCCTTTGAGAAGCTTGGAATCCCCCCTGAGGTGGCCTATGCCCTCTTCCTCTTCGCCCTCCTAGGGAGCTTCATCAACATCCCCATAGCAGAGGAGGTCTCCTACGAGCCCATCGTCGCCCTTAGGGAGGTTCGCTTCTTCGGCATCTCCTACCCAGTCCCCTACTTCGACTGGGCTGAGAAGAGGGTGATAATAGCGATAAACGTCGGCGGGGCACTGGTTCCCATCAGCATCGTTATGTACGAAATCTTCAGGCTTCTCTACTTCGGTCAATTCGGGTTGCTTTTCAACACGGCACTTGCGACTGTGATAGCGGCCCTCTTCAGCCACGCCTTCGCCAGACCCGTCAGGGGTCTGGGGATAGCGATGCCAATGTTCCTTCCCCCGCTGATAGCCATGACCCTAGGCTGGCTTCTGGGAGATGGCAATCCTAATCTGGTAGCCTACGTCAGCGGAACGATGGGGGTGCTTATAGGGGCGGACGTTATGAACTGGGGAAAGATCAAGAACCTCGGTGCGCCGATGGTCAGCATAGGTGGGGCTGGAACCTTCGACGGAATATTCCTCGCGGGTGTTATTGCCGTCCTTCTGGTATAACGGTGGGTTTATAAGCTCCCGGTTGAACACTTCAACGGCAAAACGAGGTGATGCCCATGTTCGTGGTTGGGAGCGGTGCCAGGCATCTGGAGGATGAGCTGAGAGCTCTCGGCGGTGAGGTTCTCAACGTTGAAATAAAGCGGTTCCCGGACGGTGAGAAGTACGTTAGGGTCATGGGTTCTTCGGAGGAGGTTACGGTTGTTCAGTCCACTTTTGCCCCCCAGGACGAGCATCTGGTCGAACTCATCCTGCTCGCTGATGCGCTGCGCGAGAGGGGAGTTCAGAAGCTCAGGGCGGTCGTTCCGTACCTTGCCTACTCGAGACAGGATAGGGTCACGAAGGACGGCGAGCCTGTAAGCGTGAGGGCGGTGATGAGAACCCTCGCGGTTTACTACGACGAGCTCTACGTCTTTGACCTTCACAACCCCGAAACGCTGAGGTTTTTCCCCGGGAAGGCAGTCAACCTTTCCCCAGCGAGGGCTGTAGCCGAGTACTTTGGCGAGAAGCTCGGTGAGGGCGTTGTTCTCGCCCCTGACAAAGGCGCCCTTGGAAGGGCAAAGGCCGTTGCCGAAAAGCTGGGCCTTGAGTACAGCCACTTCCACAAGGTTCGCATCTCTCCGACGGAGGTTCAGATGAAGCCGGTTGACGTTGATGTTAAGGGAAAGAACGTGCTCATAGTTGACGACATCATAAGCACGGGAGGGACCATGATCAGGGCCGCAAACCTGCTCAGGGACATGGGCGCGGAGAAAGTTTTCGTCGCTGCAACTCACGGAGTTTTTGCGGAAGGGGCAATAGAGAGGGTGAGCAAAGCCGTTGACGAGCTCGCCGTCACGAACACCATACCCACTCCCGTCTCAAAGATAAGCATAGTGCCCGATATACTGAAGCTGTGAGGTGGGGCAATGGCCAGGGCGTCTTCTCTCATCGCCCCCTTAACCTTTCTGACATTTTTTGGAGCCGGATTCTTAATGGTGGTTTCTTTCTTCGTGGTTGATAGTCTGGGATCGGTGATTCCCTTCGCGGACGGCTTCTCCATGGTCCTCTCTCTTCTGATTCTCCTCCCGCTGACGAAGCATCTCTTCATCTCTATTGGGGTGGAGGACGGAAACGCCGGAAAGCTTGCCCTCCTGGTCGGCCTCCTCGCGGTTCTGGTGTTCTACGTGACAATACCGAGGGCCTGCGGGTGGTGCCGCTGATGAAGAGAATCACAATCTATACCATTGGTTTCGTCCTCATGACGCTTATCGCGGCAGTTAATTTCGTCCTCTTTGTGGGGAGGCTTGCTCCATTGAGGGGACGGTGGATTCCTTTCTTGGTTTCACTTCCGATGGTGGCACTCGGCGGCTACGTTGGGTGGGCAACGGGAAGGGGTCTCGGGCTGAGTCACGATGATGCGGTCGAGATGGGAGTTGTTGTTTCAGTGGTCTCTGGTTTTCTGCTCCTCGTCTTTTTCACCCTCTGACCGTGCAAAAATTTTTGACATTTTAATGTCTAATATTGTGCAATTTAACGGCGTCTTTTGACAGCTCCTTTTTCAAAAATCTGACCAAAAATCCGTTTTGCAAAAATTTTTCACTGTGGGGGTTCACCCCTATTGGGTGGAGCGCCCGAACAGGGCGCGAAACACCCGGGCGCCAAGACGGCGGCGTCGGGGGGACAGGGTGCAAAGCACCCACTCATGAACCCCGCCCTCCAGCCCGGGTCACAAAAGGTGCGCTCCCGAGGAAACGCCGAAAGGCGGACCCCTCGGGGGTAAGGCAGGCCCGACATCCCGACTAAACCCCGGACGGATATTTGGTACTTCCCCTTGAGGGAAGTCCCACCGGCCGTACTCCTTGCTCAATTCCGGTTGATCCTGCCGGAGGCCACTGCTATGGGGGTCCGACTAAGCCATGCGAGTCATGGGGCGCGCTCTGCGCGCACCGGCGGACGGCTCAGTAACACGTCGGTAACCTACCCTCGGGAGGGGGATAACCCCGGGAAACTGGGGCTAATCCCCCATAGGCCTGAGGTACTGGAAGGTCCTCAGGCCGAAAGGGGCTTTGCCCGCCCGAGGATGGGCCGGCGGCCGATTAGGTAGTTGGTGGGGTAACGGCCCACCAAGCCGAAGATCGGTACGGGCCATGAGAGTGGGAGCCCGGAGATGGACACTGAGACACGGGTCCAGGCCCTACGGGGCGCAGCAGGCGCGAAACCTCCGCAATGCGGGCAACCGCGACGGGGGGACCCCCAGTGCCGTGGCATCGCCACGGCTTTTCCGGAGTGTAAAAAGCTCCGGGAATAAGGGCTGGGCAAGGCCGGTGGCAGCCGCCGCGGTAATACCGGCGGCCCGAGTGGTGGCCGCTATTATTGGGCCTAAAGCGTCCGTAGCCGGGCCCGTAAGTCCCTGGCGAAATCCCACGGCTCAACCGTGGGGCTTGCTGGGGATACTGCGGGCCTTGGGACCGGGAGAGGCCGGGGGTACCCCTGGGGTAGGGGTGAAATCCTATAATCCCAGGGGGACCGCCAGTGGCGAAGGCGCCCGGCTGGAACGGGTCCGACGGTGAGGGACGAAGGCCAGGGGAGCGAACCGGATTAGATACCCGGGTAGTCCTGGCTGTAAAGGATGCGGGCTAGGTGTCGGGCGAGCTTCGAGCTCGCCCGGTGCCGAAGGGAAGCCGTTAAGCCCGCCGCCTGGGGAGTACGGCCGCAAGGCTGAAACTTAAAGGAATTGGCGGGGGAGCACTACAAGGGGTGGAGCGTGCGGTTTAATTGGATTCAACGCCGGGAACCTCACCGGGGGCGACGGCAGGATGAAGGCCAGGCTGAAGGTCTTGCCGGACACGCCGAGAGGAGGTGCATGGCCGCCGTCAGCTCGTACCGTGAGGCGTCCACTTAAGTGTGGTAACGAGCGAGACCCGCGCCCCCAGTTGCCAGTCCTCCCCGCTGGGGAGGAGGCACTCTGGGGGGACCGCCGGCGATAAGCCGGAGGAAGGAGCGGGCGACGGTAGGTCAGTATGCCCCGAAACCCCCGGGCTACACGCGCGCTACAATGGGCGGGACAATGGGATCCGACCCCGAAAGGGGAAGG from Thermococcus sp. MAR1 harbors:
- a CDS encoding DUF1614 domain-containing protein, coding for MNKRRFIIPPVSLPVLLLIFLLLLAVFVVFSSIVMAAFEKLGIPPEVAYALFLFALLGSFINIPIAEEVSYEPIVALREVRFFGISYPVPYFDWAEKRVIIAINVGGALVPISIVMYEIFRLLYFGQFGLLFNTALATVIAALFSHAFARPVRGLGIAMPMFLPPLIAMTLGWLLGDGNPNLVAYVSGTMGVLIGADVMNWGKIKNLGAPMVSIGGAGTFDGIFLAGVIAVLLV
- a CDS encoding ribose-phosphate diphosphokinase; the encoded protein is MFVVGSGARHLEDELRALGGEVLNVEIKRFPDGEKYVRVMGSSEEVTVVQSTFAPQDEHLVELILLADALRERGVQKLRAVVPYLAYSRQDRVTKDGEPVSVRAVMRTLAVYYDELYVFDLHNPETLRFFPGKAVNLSPARAVAEYFGEKLGEGVVLAPDKGALGRAKAVAEKLGLEYSHFHKVRISPTEVQMKPVDVDVKGKNVLIVDDIISTGGTMIRAANLLRDMGAEKVFVAATHGVFAEGAIERVSKAVDELAVTNTIPTPVSKISIVPDILKL